The region TTTGGGACAGCGGTTGCGGGGTCAGTTTGACATTTTTCGTGGGCAGCTCtcactttttgtttttcttcatCCGTAAGGGGTTTGATCAGCTAAAATTAGACGTCACAGTTTTTGGTgtgatagaaaaatattgatggaCTTACGGCTGCTGCACTGATTCCCAGGACGAGGGCGAAGACGAGGAAggctttcattttttattcagttttgtaattgaactgatttatATATCCAAGCTGGGCCTCTTTATATATCCAAgatgattgtttaaattttggcttgtaaacaaaaagtgcTTACCAATTTATTTCACGTCTTATCAATACCAAATGGAATCATTcctttttcaaaaacaaataatatataaacaaaaattaggaATTATGGAATAAAcctaatttttcaaaacatttagcgaaacaaataaactataattgataaacaataacaaattatagaaAGAAACATACTAAACTAGGTCTTGTCAATATCTAGAATTATTGAGATTTGCAATTATATTATGTTCCCTAATAAGAATGTTTGATTTAAAAGAAACCTCCCTTTACATAAAATAGGGACTTGTTCACAAGTATCAAtgattaaattcaattcatgaattgtatttaatttaatgactatatttaattcaataatttaataacaattttttgatttgaagtcaattaaaatgttacaactaaatattcataaaaagtgtgtttaaaataatttattgcaatgatttagtaaacaaaaatagataaataaaagtattcagCAACTGCTGAGGCCACGTATAAGTTAatggaacaaaaaataaaaaataaattactatttattttataaataaatagtttaaatgtgtatttaaaaaatggaaaaatccTGTATCACATAAACAATATTGTTGGTTCTTCGAAAAGAAGTCGTAGGATCAGATTCGGAATAGATAAGACGTGAATTGACTCGACTGGCATTCAAAATCTAAAATGTCACGGGCCACAGTTCATGCACATTCGTaggtatataaagaatatctgACTAGgtctaaattagttttattacagaacaaaatcaaaaatgaaCAAGTACGCCATCCTCGTCTTCGCCCTGGTCCTGGGAATCACCGCAGCAGGCGTAAGTTAACTTCTATTGCATATTGTTTGACATCAAAACTATGACCATTAACCATTAACTTTAGCTGATCAAACCCATTTCGGACGAAGACAAACAAAAAGTGAGAGAAGCCCACGAAAAATGTCAAACTGACCCCGCAACCGCTGTCCCAAAAGGTTCTTTGAAACTCATCCAAGAGGGCAAAGCATCCGAAGTCAAGAACTTGAGACCTCACATTTTATGCATGGCTAAAATCGCTAACGTCATCAAAGAGGATGGAAAACTGAATACTGATCTGTTGAGGAGCAAATGGGCCGAACATTACGACGCCGCCGACATGGCCAAATTGCAGGCCTGTTTGGTTGACAAAGACACCCCCGAGGAAACAGCTGTTTCTTTGGTCAAGTGTCAACGTGAAGCTGTTGGTTCCATTTTGTACCAGCTGTAATTATTTACAGTTTtccataattttcattaaattttgtaatatattcatttagttcaataaataaatattttgataattatttctgGTATTATTTTGTGGTTTGGTAATACTAATTACTTCAcaagaatttaattgttttaaaatatttaatttgaagtattataaaataaagtgtggcccatttgaaagcgGGAGAcccttataaatttgtaattttattccgATTTTGACACCTTTCTTGCTATTgtaaagcataaaaatatgctatattttgataaaatgtcatgttttataacttaaaaccAAAATGCACGGggtaattatttagatatgaaaattgaagaaatcatactagcaaattgtttatagaaaatctaactACACCACTGTATTAAGTACCGTCAGAAATGGCTATATGCGAATATTCATACAAAAATGCTTATTCACAAttctatgaaataaataaaaatcatattttttatgaatcaaATCAATTAGTCTACggaataaattgtcaaaaattgcacactatttttcaagaatatttgatttttaatttttccacaaaattacgattatatataattttttatgaaacttcGTATATACTCAATTCACGGGATGCTTAATTCAGTGGTGTAGTAGAtttgctttaaaaaatttgctgGTATgacttcttcaattttcatggCTAAAAAAATACCCAGTGTGTTTTCGTTTAGGACCAAACTCGTGACATTATaatctatacatatataagtaaaatatgtataaaaaatcggacaaaaaatacaattttatgggAGTATCCTGTTTTTactgtataaatttgtattattattttggccaaattagtttatttaatgtcaaatttaaacaattaatgaaacgaaataaaacatttatttttaaaatcatttaatattacagaAAATACGATTCATCCTTCAACTATAATATCCACCTcctaaaaacaagaaaattgtaattttatgaacttaattaatttcaataaaacttaCTTGTCTGGTGGATATTTTAGGCCAATATGGAAACAAATGGATGAAATCGAGTGGTTCACAACCGGCAATAACGTGTTTCATCACAATCGGGatgtttctaataattttaaccctttttgtatattctattattatttttttacattcttttaaattttcctcTTCGTTAGAATCAGTCCAAAGCCAAACTTCTGAATAGTTGTCTAATATAAAActtgctaaaaataaaaatagtgaaatatttttaagtgcaCCCAAATGTTTAAAACGTACCTGGAGTTATAGCACTATAAAGATGCGAATGCAAAAATGGATATCTGGCAATTTGATGGGAAGCTAAGGAATATTGGACCAAAGTCGCTTGTAATTCACCagttatagaatttaaatagaacAGTTTGGGCGTAAAATTATCATTGCAATGAACTGTTAGAAAATCATTATTCCCTGGTACCAAATCAATTAACGATTCACTACTAGTAACAGGAAATCCGAATAGTTTTTCAAATcgatttaaagattttttcttgtaaatttcTGGCGAGTTAACACCATGCCAAACAGTGGCTTTTTTCAAGTCGGTTTGTACAAGTACAAAACTAGATTTGCTCCTCAAACTCGACTTCAAACAAGGTACTTCGTAGAAATGTATTTCCCCCTCGAGTTCACCTCTGAACACGAACAGACGATTCGATTGACCATCATTTCCGGACGTTGTGATAACATCGTCGAAAATCCTGAAAAACACCGGAGGTTCGCTCCATTGTACGACGCGTTCGACGATGGTTTGTTCGTTTTCAAATTCCGCG is a window of Aethina tumida isolate Nest 87 chromosome 7, icAetTumi1.1, whole genome shotgun sequence DNA encoding:
- the LOC109605075 gene encoding uncharacterized protein LOC109605075; the encoded protein is MNKYAILVFALVLGITAAGLIKPISDEDKQKVREAHEKCQTDPATAVPKGSLKLIQEGKASEVKNLRPHILCMAKIANVIKEDGKLNTDLLRSKWAEHYDAADMAKLQACLVDKDTPEETAVSLVKCQREAVGSILYQL
- the LOC109605074 gene encoding supervillin, with the protein product MMKWKFQFEAEGELLDETLFFFWKGQNATKGYSPLPAEFENEQTIVERVVQWSEPPVFFRIFDDVITTSGNDGQSNRLFVFRGELEGEIHFYEVPCLKSSLRSKSSFVLVQTDLKKATVWHGVNSPEIYKKKSLNRFEKLFGFPVTSSESLIDLVPGNNDFLTVHCNDNFTPKLFYLNSITGELQATLVQYSLASHQIARYPFLHSHLYSAITPASFILDNYSEVWLWTDSNEEENLKECKKIIIEYTKRVKIIRNIPIVMKHVIAGCEPLDFIHLFPYWPKISTRQEVDIIVEG